The proteins below are encoded in one region of Ochotona princeps isolate mOchPri1 chromosome 24, mOchPri1.hap1, whole genome shotgun sequence:
- the AP5Z1 gene encoding AP-5 complex subunit zeta-1: MLSAAAEGLLQQARELEHKELGRFCSRVTQLLQAEDPGPEATDALQRLFLITSATKYDRRLDQSCMDLLQGTLCSPTGPEQIQVLCAAILREMSPCASLSLSCERAQSPRQLSLMASVLLAQRDKGRISSVGRHICGVLESRQPEGPGLRHLLPVLARAISLSPGSLQEEHTSLLSKRLLEWLRHASVHQGLPRTGGFFSAPRARQPGPITEVDGAVAGDFFTVLSTGQRYTEDQWLNMQAFSMLRAWLLHGSPRGRGGADTDDKSELEGSTLSVLSAASTASHLLPPRERLREVAFEYCQRLIEQSSRRALRKADAELQRACLVEAVLVLDLLCLQDPSFLYRTLACLKTLPARLSTDPTCVRALLPLAQFFLNHGEAAAVDAEAAYQHLFTRVPAELFHSPVLALEFVQFCRDNLHLLAGPLGILPRGFPNLLKFLAWNSPALTMDFVALIPALVDAGSAVELLHALLDLPCLAAALDLQLRSLPAPPERPPWDTSFRNPSCLEAFQDPQLQPLFQYLLRAEARGSVERLSPLYQPLQPMASCARVVQCAEAVPTLLEAFFSAVTQFADGALANQLALLLLDRSDSLFQVPGFEARVHRILSVQFLALCRLKPSLVVELARELLDLVGSVSSVSSKASLFTCVVWAVGEYLSVACDQRCTVEQINRFFEALEALLFEVTQLRPSASDPTWPPQVITSLMTTLTKLASRSQDLIPRVSLFLSKLRSWAPGPAHGKEAEAVRTRAMELLNLLRMPSVAQFVLTPSAEVCQPRYHRDTHMALPLALRTASRLVEKQASLLPG; this comes from the exons ATGCTCTCGGCGGCCGCGGAGGGTCTGCTGCAGCAAGCCAG GGAGCTCGAGCACAAGGAGCTGGGCCGGTTCTGCTCCCGGGtcacccagctgctgcaggcagaggacccgGGGCCTGAGGCCACCGACGCACTGCAGAGGCTCTTTCTCATCACCTCGGCCACCAAGTATGACCGGAG GCTGGACCAGTCGTGCATGGACCTGCTGCAGGGCACACTGTGCTCGCCCACGGGTCCCGAGCAGATCCAGGTCCTGTGCGCCGCCATCCTGCGCGAGATGTCGCCTTGCGCGAGCCTCAGCCTGTCCTGTGAGCGCGCCCAGAGTCCCCGGCAACTGAGCCTCATGGCTTCTGTCCTCCTGGCGCAG AGGGACAAGGGCAGAATCAGCAGCGTGGGCCGGCACATCTGCGGAGTCCTTGAGAGCCGGCAGCCCGAGGGGCCCGGCCTGCGGCACCTCCTCCCAGTCCTAGCCAGGGCCAtcagcctcagccctggctctctccAGGAAG AGCACACCAGCCTGCTCAGCAAGAGGCTGCTCGAGTGGCTGCGCCACGCCAGCGTCCACCAAGGGTTGCCCCGCACCGGGGGCTTCTTCTCCGCGCCCCGGGCTCGGCAG CCAGGCCCCATTACCGAAGTGGACGGGGCAGTGGCTGGAGACTTCTTCACGGTGCTGTCCACAGGCCAGCGCTACACGGAGGATCAGTGGCTGAACATGCAGGCATTTTCCATGCTGCGGGCCTGGCTGCTGCATGGCAGCCCCAGAGGCCGGGGCGGCGCCGACACAG ATGACAAGTCGGAGCTGGAGGGCTCCACCCTATCCGTGCTGTCGGCTGCTTCCACggccagccacctgctgcccccccgGGAGCGGCTGAGGGAAGTGGCCTTCGAGTACTGCCAGCGCCTCATCGAGCAGAGCAGCCGGC gagccctgaggaAGGCGGATGCGGAGCTGCAGAGAGCC TGCCTGGTGGAGGCTGTGCTGGTGCTGGACCTGCTGTGCCTCCAGGACCCCTCCTTCCTGTACCGCACGCTGGCCTGCCTGAAGACACTGCCTGCGCGCCTGAGCACGGACCCGACCTGCGTGCGGGCACTGCTGCCCCTGGCCCAGTTCTTCCTGAACCACG GGGAGGCGGCCGCAGTGGACGCCGAGGCTGCCTACCAGCACCTGTTCACCCGTGTCCCTGCGGAGCTCTTCCACAGCCCTGTACTGGCCCTGGAGTTTGTCCAGTTCTGCCGGGACAACCTACACCTGCTGGCCGGCCCACTTGGCATCCTCCCTCGGGGCTTCCCCAACCTCCTCAAG TTCCTGGCCTGGAACAGCCCAGCCCTCACCATGGACTTCGTGGCGCTGATCCCGGCACTGGTGGATGCTGGCTCGGCTGTGGAGCTGCTGCACGCACTGCTGGACCTGCCATGCCTCGCCGCAGCCCTGGACCTGCAGCTCCG GTCGCTGCCAGCCCCTCCTGAGAGACCGCCGTGGGACACTTCCTTCAGGAACCCCAGCTGCCTGGAGGCCTTCCAGGACCCACAGCTGCAGCCTCTCTTCCAGTACCTGCTGCGtgccgaggccaggggctccgtGGAGAG GCTGAGCCCGCTgtaccagccactgcagcccatGGCCAGCTGCGCCCGGGTGGTCCAGTGTGCCGAGGCCGTGCCCACCCTGCTTGAAGCCTTCTTCTCGGCTGTGACCCAG TTCGCTGACGGGGCCCTGGCCAACCAGCTGGCACTGCTACTGCTGGACCGGAGCGACTCGCTGTTCCAGGTGCCAGGGTTTGAGGCCCGTGTGCACAG GATACTGAGTGTCCAGTTCCTGGCGCTGTGCCGGCTGAAACCCTCCCTGGTGGTGGAGCTGGCCCGGGAACTCCTGGACTTGGTGGGCAGTGTGAGCAGCGTGAGCAGCAAGGCCAGCCTCTTCACCTGCGTG GTATGGGCTGTTGGCGAGTACCTGTCGGTGGCCTGTGACCAGCGCTGCACCGTGGAACAGATCAACAGGTTCTTCGAGGCCCTGGAGGCGCTGCTATTCGAGGTCACACAGTTGCGGCCCTCGGCCAGCGACCCCACATGGCCGCCCCAGGTCATCACGTCGCTCATGACCACGCTCACCAAGCTGGCCTCCCGCAGCCAGGACCTGATCCCCAG GGTGTCTCTGTTCCTGTCGAAGCTGAGGAGCTGGGCCCCTGGCCCCGCACACGGGAAGGAAGCGGAGGCAGTGCGCACGCGGGCCATGGAGCTGCTGAACCTGCTGAGGATGCCCAGTGTGGCCCAGTTCGTGCTCACACCCAGTGCAGAGGTGTGCCAGCCGCGCTACCACCGTGACACCCACATGGCCCTGCCTCTGGCCCTGCGCACTGCCAGCCGGCTGGTGGAAAAGCAGGCCAGCCTCCTGCCCGGGTGA